Proteins encoded within one genomic window of Equus przewalskii isolate Varuska chromosome 3, EquPr2, whole genome shotgun sequence:
- the C3H16orf46 gene encoding uncharacterized protein C16orf46 homolog: protein MDLAQKNETELENSESNEIQSTEETELTFTCPDERSEKNAICCLLNISDITLEQDERAHEFVIGTGWEEAVQGWGRTSPTACIWPRKKLKKARVGESAGSCLLCVSLSQRSSEARPQLEAGKLESGAPAEVGPEKDQGSLSQTQGPPRDPPTASREISKICFPTYSQGEKKSLQIKEFIWCMENWAIPETGRGKDPRSPIRGANRGPFTSDSLTSKALLVLPPLKSSFPNGLDVLGKKSKNFFWQPEEKILCVEKDECVACEYGLKTVDGKGEKRPTELASHLKVNDLQPFPPPAARTSLLANPEPCCLPWSLLPEKNLVCPPNPNSVRYLATLQLLQKQGVQNHKARLKAREPRPPGNTQKRVLTEAKQETRPETVETKVLSSSLLPFLTVSRVFIPVSAHRLL, encoded by the exons ATGGATCTTGCTCAGAAGAATGAGACTGAGTTAGAAAACAGTGAAAGTAATGAAATTCAAAGCACAGAAGAAACGGAATTAACCTTTACTTGTCCAGATGAAAGAAGCGAAAAGAATGCTATTTGTTGTCTTCTCAATATCAGTGACATTACACTTGAACAAGATGAAAGAGCCCATGAGTTTGTCATCGGCACTGGGTGGGAGGAGGCG GTCCAAGGCTGGGGAAGGACTTCTCCGACCGCCTGCATCTGGCCCAGAAAGAAGCTTAAAAAGGCGAGGGTGGGAGAAAGTGCCGGCAGCTGCTTACTCTGTGTCAGTTTGTCCCAAAGGAGCTCTGAGGCCAGGCCTCAGTTGGAGGCAGGGAAGTTGGAGTCGGGGGCACCGGCTGAGGTGGGCCCGGAGAAGGATCAAGGCAGCCTCTCCCAGACTCAGGGGCCCCCCCGAGACCCCCCCACTGCCTCCAGGGAGATTAGCAAGATCTGCTTTCCCACCTACagtcagggagagaaaaaaagtctgCAAATAAAGGAGTTTATTTGGTGCATGGAAAACTGGGCCATCCCGGAGACTGGTAGGGGCAAGGACCCCAGAAGTCCCATCAGAGGCGCTAACAGAGGTCCCTTCACCTCAGACTCCTTGACTTCCAAGGCTCTGTTAGTTCTACCTCCCCTGAAGTCTTCATTCCCAAATGGCTTGGATGTTCTGGGTAAGAAGAGTAAGAACTTTTTCTGGCAGCCGGAAGAGAAGATTCTGTGTGTGGAAAAGGATGAGTGTGTGGCTTGTGAATATGGATTGAAAACAGTTGacgggaaaggagaaaagagacccACTGAGCTGGCCAGTCACCTTAAGGTCAACGACCTGCAGCCTTTCCCTCCCCCAGCTGCCCGGACATCCCTGCTGGCCAACCCCGAGCCgtgctgcctgccctggtccCTCCTGCCTGAGAAAAACCTGGTGTGCCCTCCCAACCCCAACAGTGTTCGATATCTCGCCACCTTGCAGCTTTTGCAGAAACAGGGAGTGCAAAACCACAAAGCCAGACTCAAAGCCAGGGAGCCAAGACCTCCCGGGAACACCCAAAAGCGCGTTCTCACCGAGGCCAAGCAGGAAACCAGGCCAGAAACGGTGGAGACCAAAGTGTTGTCAAGCTCTCTCCTGCCGTTCCTCACAGTGAGCAGAGTTTTTATCCCCGTCTCCGCTCACAGGCTGCTCTGA